CCAAGAGGCAGATCAAAAATGTTGTTCTTGAATGAGTTCATTATAACCACCTTTTTATAATATACCATTCAATATACCATTAATCGCGCTAGTATACCATTTAAAAAACTGGGATCCATATTTCAGGGACACCATACTAAATTCAGAACTCCATACATGGGATCTACAGCAATCTTACCTAAATAGCTGCGAATTAATAGTTTCCCCGGATAGTTTGTGATAAAATGCTTCAGATAAAAGATTTTTTTTAAGAGATTTGATTTTTCAAAAGTGATTTCTTGGCGCACGGGACGGATCACTTAATTATTGCAATCTGCCAAAAAAGACAATTAAGTGGATGAGTTGGGTTAAAGCAGGAAAATCTATTCGATTAGATAAAAATAAAAAAGCAAAAAGAAAGGTTAGCCCCGGCCAAAGGGATCGCGGCGATTAAAAAATATTCGATAGGAATTGTTTTATTTGATCATGGCTGCCCGCCAACACTGCAATACATTTTTCTTTTTCTCTTCTTATAACAACACGAATATTGCTTTCTATACCTGCTTCATAATATGGTCTCCTTAATTGCTTATAAAAAAACCGGGGGGCTATCTTTCTTGCCTCCAATAAATTGCAGTCAATAGAATAATAAACATTTAGGGTTTCTAATATTAATCCTACTATTTTCTTTTGCTCATAACCAAGATGCTTAATGCTTCTTTGAAAAGAGGGACGGAAATAAAGACATAATGCCATTAATTAAGCCTTTCCACTTTTTAGGTTTTCTATAAACCTTTTAGTTACTCGTTTCTCCTTCCCCTTTTCCCGCGCAGAAAGGATATCCAATTTCTTATATACCTCTTTCGTAAACGCTTTCCTTTTTATCTCAAGAGGAATAAGCTCAATTTTGTTTTTATAAATCGTTATTTCAAACATGGAACCTTTCCTTAAATCAAGTGCATCTGCAATCTTTTTGGGTATTGTTATTTGATGTTTAGCGGTCATTGAAATTGTCATACTTATCACCTCCTATTGTAAATATACTATAAAGTAAGAATATCGTCAAGTAAGGAATTAAGAATTAGGGTTTAGGGTAAGGATACAGCGCGGGGTCTTGTAAATGGAATTCGGGGGAGGGAGACTAATCCTCATAAAAGATCAAAAATAATGTCGTCAACCTGCTGCCATGGTATAGCATCAACATATTTATTTATTCTCATCTTACGCGGAGTGCGGCAGATAATATAGCCCTTGCCGAAATTTTTGTATTCTTGCAGAAATACCATGAGGTGCTTAGCATCTTTCGCTTGTGGAGCATCACTCCACTTCACTTCTATTGGAATATACTTTCCGTCTTTTTTAACAACCCAGTCAACTTCCGGACCGTCAGGATCTCGCCAGAAAAAAACATCGCTGTTTCTTTCAGACATGCGGGCGCACCTCACCAGTTCCAATCCAACTAACTGTTCAAAAAGATGTCCTAGCGTCTCTTTGGGAAGCTCCGTTCCTTCTCGCGCTACCGCTCGCCTGACACCCAAATCAAAAAACATATATTTCTGCGATTTTGTCAGTTTCTTTCTCGTTGCGCTTTTTGTCAACGGCTCGATCCTCTCTGCAATAAGGCAGTCCTCCATGATCTGATAATATGATGCAATTGTCGTGTGAGAAACGCCTATCTCCTGCGAAAGTTTTCGCAGGTTCACCACTTTACCCGATTCAGACGCGGCATATTCAAGAAATCGCGCAAACGGACCAATATTTCTCACAACCGCTTCGGCGCGCACTTCCTCTTCAAGGTAAGTGGTTACATACGACTTTAAATCAACATCCTGATCACTCTTATTATCAACGGAAATGATACCCGGTAAAGAACCATACAAAATAGCGGCTTCAAGAGAATCTGGATTTGATTCCTTTATAACA
This sequence is a window from Candidatus Ancaeobacter aquaticus. Protein-coding genes within it:
- a CDS encoding ATP-binding protein, producing MKYISRFVEKNIVKALARNKSVLLLGARQTGKTTLINRLKSDLFVTFISPEVRQRYEKDPAVLKSEVEALDRENRTGLPLVLLDEVQKVPAVLDVVQDLIDRKRANFVLTGSSARKLRKGHNVNLLPGRIVVLKLDPLVIKESNPDSLEAAILYGSLPGIISVDNKSDQDVDLKSYVTTYLEEEVRAEAVVRNIGPFARFLEYAASESGKVVNLRKLSQEIGVSHTTIASYYQIMEDCLIAERIEPLTKSATRKKLTKSQKYMFFDLGVRRAVAREGTELPKETLGHLFEQLVGLELVRCARMSERNSDVFFWRDPDGPEVDWVVKKDGKYIPIEVKWSDAPQAKDAKHLMVFLQEYKNFGKGYIICRTPRKMRINKYVDAIPWQQVDDIIFDLL
- a CDS encoding AbrB/MazE/SpoVT family DNA-binding domain-containing protein, producing the protein MTISMTAKHQITIPKKIADALDLRKGSMFEITIYKNKIELIPLEIKRKAFTKEVYKKLDILSAREKGKEKRVTKRFIENLKSGKA